The Propionispora hippei DSM 15287 DNA window CGGTCACGACAATATCCTTGCCGAACACATTTACGGTGCCGCCCTGGCCTTGAGCCGCCGAGGCGTCCACCGTGCCGGCTGCCTGTACAGTACCGTTCACGGCGTTAAGCGTGACCGCTCCTGCCTGACCGTCTAAGCTCCGGGCACGAATGACACCGCTTTGATTGACTACCGACGAAGTCAGGTCCTGACCGGCACGAGCGGTCATCAATACCAGACCGCCGTCGGCTTCGATGAGTCCTTGATTATCGGCTACGGCTTTAAGCGCTCCTTCGCCAAGAGCAAGCTGCACCTTGCCGTCGCCATTAAAGTCCAACGTGGCCTGATTGCCGGCAGCGAGCACGACGCTGCCCTTTCTGGCCACAATCACGCCTTCGTTTTTCACTTCCGGTGCCAATAGAGCAACCAGGCCCTGATTCCCTGCAATGATGCTGCCCTGGTTGATGACACTGCCGGCCTGGCCTTGGCTGGCAAAGGCATAGCGTCCGGCCATGAAGTCGGCGTCGGTAATGCTCAAGGTGGTGGCTACCAGACCGCCTACATTGACTTGTGAACCGGGCGCAAAGTACACGCCGTTCTGGTTTACCAGAAAAACCCTTCCGTTCGAGGTTAATTGACCGAAAATGGCCGACGGATTGTTGCCGATTACGCGGTTGAGGATGGCTGAATTAGCACCCGGCTGGAGAAAACGGACCGCTTCATTGGCGGCAATGCCGAAGGACTGCCAGTTGATGGCCGCCTGGGCGGTTTGCTGCTGAATAGTCATAACCGAGCCGGCTTGATTGATGACGGCCGCGCCGGTGCTTACCTGCCCGTTGGCAGGCATGGCCTGGGCCGGCGGGAGAACTGCTCCATGTAACAGGAACGCCGCCACGGTCGCGGCCTGGGCACTCTTTTTCAGTATGCTTTTCAGACTGCCTTGCGTTTCCTGTCTGCGCTGGCGGGCCCGGCGCTGTTTACGTGAAATACGCATAAATGTATTGTGACCTCCTTTGTCAGCAATTCGGAATAACAGCGGCGAGGCATAAAAACCCCGCCCTGCGGCTGCCGCCCCTCTACAGGGAATAAAGACTAGAAAAACTTATATAGCTGGAACCAAAAGCGCCCCGATTTATCGGTATCGGACTGAGCCTCCTCCGAACCCAGCTTCCAGGCGTAATGCAAGCGAGCCGCCCAGTTGCTTTCCCGGCTCCAGTTGACGCCAACACCCATGCCGGATAAGGAGCGGCGGTTGTCGCCCACACCGGGCAGCGGATCTTTATTGAGCAGAACGGATCCGGCATCCACAAAGGTAATCAACTGCCATACATCTTTAGCGCCTTCCTTGTTCGGCAGATTCCAGCGCAGTTCGGCCGAACCAAGCCAGCCCTCATCGCCGGAAGCCTCGCCTACCGGATAGGCCCGTACGGCATAAGGACCGCCCAGGTACATCTTTTCCGAGGCGTCCAGATTCTTGTCCGCCCATTGATAAGAGTAGGTCAGATAAAGCGCTAACCGTTCCCGTACTTGCTGCAGGCGGGTGAGGTTAAGATTGTATTTGCCGAAAGAACCGGCCGTACGCAAGCCGGTATCATCAATGACCTGCTCAACAGGATCATGGAGCCTGAGATCGCCGCCGGTATAGGTGAGCGAGTAGGTATTGGCACCTCCCCCTTGCCAGGTGTCAAGGGTGTCGCCGTTGATGCCAGCTACCCAGTTATGAGAGTCTTTGCGAGTGTCGATCATGCCAAAGGCCTTGTCGTGCAGTCTTTTGGAATCAAAGCGCAGTTGCGCATACCAATTGGCATTGCGGGAACGCTGAAGGTTTTTCTGATAAGAAAAACTGAGTACATCGGCGGTCCCCGTTAAATCCCAGTCGCTATAGATGTCACCCAGCAGATAGCGGGACCGGGCATAGCTAATGCCGATGCGGCTGCCCTGATCCCATACAGGCGTCGTGTAAGACAGGCTGCCGGCCGACTGTCCCTCACCCGTATAGAGGCCGCTGAGGGTCAGAAGATCTCCTTCCCGTAAGGGATTGGCCTGGTTGACCAGTGCCGTGTATTCCATACGGCCCGTATAACGGTAGCCGCCATTATCGACGCCGACATAACCCCAGGTCTTTTTGCCTTCGGGCGTTACATTAACCGTCAGCGTGGTGGTGCCTGGCTGCGAGCCGGCCTGCAGCGAGGTTTTGGCCTCTGCTCCCGCCAGGTCGCCGATCAGCCAGACGGCTCTTTCCAGTGACTTTTTTTCTACCACGGCCCCGGCTGTTACGCCGCCCAATTCACGGCGGATAGCATCCTCGCGAATTTCCGTCTTGTTGTTAATAATAACTTGATCATAATGCCCTGGCTCAATGACAATTTTGATGTCACCGCCAACAAAATCCTGGGCCGGAATATAGGCAAAAGCGACAAAGTATCCCTTGGACCGGAGGTAGCGGGTAACGATATCCGCTTGCCGCTCCAAATCACTGAACGTAGCCGGTTTACCCACACTGTCCTTGAGCAGAGCCGCCAGTTCAGTCTCGGGCACCAAGCTCTGCCCGCTAAAAAAATATTGGTTAATCACGATAACCGGCTGACTGTCCCCTGCTCGCGGCGCGGCGTAACCGGCTGTCATAAACCAACCTGTGGAGATTAATCCGCAAGTTATCAACGCTGCCAACCGTTTGGTCCTTCTTCCACATTTGCGATAGCAAAAAAACATAGTATTATTCCCTTTCTCCCCTCAAAATCTGACCTTCTATATTTTCACATTGTTTATCAGATTTACCAGCAGTATTAGTGTCCAAATTTGTTCGGCTCTTTTCGCTTGCTCCTTTTTGTCAGCATCGACTAAAGCTTTCACGACTTGAACCAGTTTCTCGGAGGCCCCCATAGCGGCTTTATAGGGTTTGCCCGCCTCTTGCATATATAAGCCAACTAAAAATGGGCCATCTTGCCGCAAAAGCCTTTATAGTCTCTCTCCCGAATTACTGCACGCACCTGCCGATAATGCCGGTATTCTTGCTTATACATAGCTTCATCCGCTATACTCAATAGGGTGTCAATATCAGTCTCTATCCAGCTTTCTATCGCGATCAAACCGGCGCTCACTCTCATGATGAAGTTTAGCGATAAGGATGCCTCTTTCAATTGTTGTTGAAGCTGCCGAATTGTTTGCTGGGCATACTGACGCGAGCATTGAGTGAAAATGACGGCAAACTCATCTCCTCCGATTCGTTCGGCAATTTCGGTTGGACGCAGTACCCTGCGCAACAAAGAGCTGAACGTGCTGATATATCGGTCACCTTCGCGATGACCATACACATCATTAACTTTTTTCAAACCGTCCAAGCCCATAAGCCCCAGAAAAACCTCGTTTTCCTCTTCCTTCGTCTTCAGCAAGGTTGCTTCCAAGCGCTCCCGGAAGGCCCGCCGGTTCTTTATATTAAAGCTTAAACCGGCCTACGGCTCGGGTTAATTCTGCAGCCATTTTAGCAAGGGTTTGACTGGAGGCAGCAATTTCTTCCATAGTTGCCGATTGTTCCTCTGTCACAGCCGACACCGTCTGAGCCTTACTGGCAGCTCCTTTGCTGATCGTGTCAATATCCTTCACAGACTGGATAATTTGCTGGCTGCCACCGGTCATTTGCTGTATAGAGGCAGAAATTTCCCTGGTCTGTTCCGATACGGTATCGATAGATTGGAAAATAGCCTGAAAAGCACGTCCGGACTCTACAACCACTTCCGCGCCATTGCGGACCTCTCTGGTGCCTCCTTCCATGGCCAGTACCGCGTCAGCCGTATTGTGCTGTATTTCAGCAATTAAAGTACTAATTTGCTTCGCAGCTTCCTGTGATTGTTCGGCTAGTTTGCGGACTTCTTCCGCCACTACGGCAAAACCCCGTCCCTGTTCTCCGGCACGGGCTGCTTCAATGGCAGCATTAAGTGCCAGCAGATTGGTCTGGCCGGCCAATCCGGAAATGGTATCGACAATCTGGCCGATCTCCTGGGAAGCAGCTCCCAGCTTGACCACCACCTGCGAAGAATGCGCCACAGCCTTTTCGATATTTCCCATTTGTCTAATGACGTTTTCCACCGTCTTGTTGCCTTCTTGCGCCGTTTCAGCCGACTGCGACGAAGTACCGGCCACCTGGTTGGCATGAGCGGCAATTTGGTCAATGCTGTCCGACATTTGTTCAACAACCGCCGTTGCGCCATCGACAGCCCGCAATTGTTTTTCCGCTCCATCCGCTACTTCTCCGATCACTGCCGCCACCTGAGCAGCTGTCTGAGCCGACAGATCGGCATTGGCATTCAATGTCTGGCTGGCAGCGGCAAGCTGCAGAGCTACTTGCTGGATTTGGGAAATTAAGTTGCAAAGCTGTTGTAGCGTATTGCCAATAGCCCCCTCCAGGCGTCCGACCTCACCCCGTTTGTCCCGGGCGAAGGAAATACTCAAATCACCCTGCGCTACCTGCTCCATTTTCTCCAGCAATTGATAAATAGGGTTTACTAATTGGCGTTTCATAACCAAAAGAATTAAAAAAACCGCAAGCACCAAGACACCCGCACTTAATACGCAGGTTATCAGCATGTTTTTCTGCAGTTGCGCCAATGTATTCTGCCTGTCTAATACCACTTTGATCAAGGCTTTGACCTGACCGGAGTAATCCCGGACCGGAACCGCTACATAAGCCTTCTCACCGTTATTACTATAGCCGTAGCTCATCGCACCGCTGGCCGCAACCTGCCGGGCAGTATCGATCGGCAGCGCCAGCAGGTCTTCATCCGCAGTCGCTGCCAACAGCTTGTCCGTTCCGTCTGGGTTCAACTCATAGCAATAATACTCACCGGGGAATTTGGCCTTTAATTGTTTTTCCAAAAAGACTTTATCAAAATTCATGCCTGTTTCCACCGTACCGACAGGGGCATTATTGAAATAAACTGGCATAACAGCGCGAAAACCCCAGCCGGTAACGCCGGCTTCAATGCCGACAACAGGCTTAAGGGATTTGTTAGCCTCGACTACCGTTTTTCTAAAGCCCGATAAGTCATCACCAAACTTACCCGGCGCATTAATTCGTAAAAAAGAAGTCGCCGGCGCCAGATGGAACTGCATTTGTTCTACGCCCTGCTCCTTAAGCTGCTTATACACCGGGCCAACCAGCCGGAATAAACCTTCCCGGTCCCGCTCGCTAAGCAGGCGTGCCACTTCCGGATTATAGGCAAGGGAAGCGGCGACCGCAGCGGAACGATTCAAATATTCTTCAATACTGGTTTGGACAATCATGTCTATTTTTTTAAATTCCTGTGCTTCATCCTCTAGAATGAGATTCCGTTGATTGCGGTAGCTTAATCCGCCGACAAGCAACAAGCTTATGACAATAACAGCCGTTATAACAATAGTGAGTTGTGACTTTAACATTTTCATAAAAATCCCCCTGACTTTTTGGTATCAACTGTCATTTTCAATCATCGGAAATCGCTTTGCAATGTCCTTAAGGTTGCTGCTGCCCTCCTCTCATCGGAGCTGGTTCCGCCACCTTGGGTTCTGTCCACTTTTTTGCAGTAAGCCGGCCAGGTTTACTGATCGAAAACAAAAAAAACAGGCTACGATTGATATTTCAATCGCAGCCTGGCAGTCATCGGTAGCTAACCCTTTAGACCCATGGCTTTGCGTCCTCACCTTTCGGCTGAGTTTGCCCATTCCATTTATTTTCCTTTTCGACAAATTACAGGAAAATCCTCTTGCTATTCTACAAAACTCACTCATATTTTGACTTTTTCGTCAGCAAGCTCACTGTAGCTATGTCTCACTCAATGGACCACTTCCTGCAGCATGCCGTTCCTGATCCGGCCCACTATATCCAAATCATCAACCTGATAAGTTATATATTCCTATCCGATCTTACTATGCGCGACATTTAGCCTATACCCTAACCCGGAAAACCACTCGGCCGCTGAACTGAAGTTTATATCAAGACAGCCTGATACCCGTCAACGGATACCAGGCTGTCTTCTTTGGCTTAGACAACATTCAGATCACATTATATTTTTTCAGTGCCTTATAAATTCCGTCCTTATCCACATCGTCGGTTACCGCAAAGGCAGCCGCCTTCAGTTCTTCGGTGGCATTTCCCATGGCAATGCCATAGTTCACCTGGCGCATCATCTCCAGGTCATTGCGGGCATCGCCAAAAGCGAAGGTATTGGCAAAATCAATACCCAGTTTTTCGTGCAAAAAGCGGACACCCTTGCCTTTGGTATGGCCGGGCAAGTGGATATCCATGCGAATATTTTCCGAGGTGTACATATCTACCAGCCAGTCTTTTGGCAAACAATCCCGGCAGGTAAGCATCTGTTGTTCGGCGGCAAACATAGCGGTGACCATCCCGGAGTGAATCTCTTCCGGCTGCCAGGAAAATATCCAGGGCTCATCGCCTGATAAGTCGGCACCGAACAATTCCCTATGGCGCTGTAGCACCGGATGATCCGCCGGGCTCGACCAGATACCCAGGCTGCCGGTGAAATTAAACGGCACATCATATTCCTGGAAAAGTCGCAGTAAAAAAGTAAGGTTTTCAGGTTTAAAATAATTGTCATACAGGACTTCCTGGTGAAAAGTAATATAGTTACCATTGCAGCCGATGAATCCGTCAAAATTAAGTTTTTCCAATACCGCTGGCAGCTTGCCCCGGGCCGAAGCCACCACGGCATAATGGCCTTTTTCCTGCAGCAGGCGAACCGCTTCACAGGTGCTGGGCAAAGGCTCATACATACCGCCTGGCAAATGCAGCATGGTCCCGTCAACATCAAAAAACACAATCTTTTTCCCCATAAGCCATTCCTCGTTTTCTTCGTTCTTCGCTATAACATGTTACATTCCTACTCTTCTATATTTATCTCACACAATAAAAATTCCTGCCGTTACCCCTCCGGTACAATTGGACCGCCGAAAGTAACCAAGCCTGGCAAGTTATCCTAAGACATTCTCACCGGGCTTATCCGCTACAGAGTATACTTTAAGATTCCCACTGCCCCTGCAAGCTCTCGCCAGTTTGCACAGTTCCTCCGCCACTACGCTAAAGCCTCTCCCCCTACTCACCGGCGAGGCCAACCTTCATTGGTTCTTACCTCATCGCCGCCCAAATCAAAAGCACCCTGCAAATTACCCGAAACGCAAAGGCAGGCAACCGGTATCTTAATACCCCAGTTCCCTGCCCACAATCACCACTTTGATACGGTCTTTGATAAATTGCCGTTTAATCACGGCAAAGCTGTTACATATCCGTTCCTCACTTTTGCAATCCACACAATATCCCAGCGTAGCGCAGGGCGTCTTCTTGTTTAACCGCTTCGCATCCAAAGGGGCTGCGTAATGTCTTGTCCGTTTTTCCGCTTCCTCCAGATTTCTTACCAGCTTGTTAATTCCAGCCACAATAATAACCTGCTCCGGACCATAGATCATAGCGGCTACTCTACTGCCATTGCCATCAATATTGTATAATTCGCCCTCCTCAGTTAAGGCGTTCGTACTAGCTAGAAATGTATCAGCGCCAAAGCTTTGCCGGTATAGCGCTTTTTTCTCTTCCCGGGTAATTCCCTGCCGGTACTTGTCCAGAAAGTTGTAGCGGCCATTACGCAAAAGATCCAGTATGCCTGTTTCCCCAAGCGTTACCGAGTCTCCCACTGCCACCGTCGAATGCTCGGGGATCAACTGCTTTATCTTTTCTTTTAACGCCAGTTCATCAGCAACATAAAAAGAACCAATATTATGCTTTTCCAAATTAGCCATCGTACGTTCAATCTGCTTGTTTCTATACCATGTTATATGATTGTCCATTCTTCCAATCACGTCCAGTTACATATTTTATCTTTAGTTTCTTAGCAAGTAAACTTGCAGCCAGAAAAAAGCAGAGCCCTATCGCGACTGCCCACGCAGAAACCAATCCAGCGTGGCCGCCCGCTGCTCGGCAGGAACTTTCGTCTGTACCTCGGCATGCAGCCAGGCCAATGTTTTAGCTCTTAGATACTGCCTCATCTCTTCTTCCGCTTCCAGCATGACCACTTTAATTAAACAGGGACACTTTTTGTGTGAGTCCGGCAGGTTTTCTTTGTCCAGCAATATCTCTTTTTGCCTGATCTCCACACAGCGGAAGAAGTGAGAAGCCCCCTCGATGGCCTCCACAACATCCCAAAAGGTGATGGTCTCCGGCGTACGGGCCAACTTATACCCGCCTTTAACGCCGGGAATCGATTTGACAATACCCGCTTTCGTAAGCTTTGTATATACCTTGGAAAGATAGGTCTCAGAAATGCCCTGGTACGCCGCTAAGTCCTTGATCCCCACTGATTTGCCGGCCGGAAAATCCACCATATATAACAGACAATGTAACGCGTACTCTACACCCACGGAAAATTGCAATGAATTCACCTTCTCATACTGTTTACTTTTCACATAGTACTTCCATATTTCCGATTAGTCAATACAAACTCCTTCACATTATAGTCAAATATTATCTACAATCCCTTTCTTTTACGCAAGAGCGGTTGACACAAGGAAATACTCTTTATATAATAATTACAGATAATATATATCTGCGATTATAATTATCTGTAATTTTATATTTTATAAACATATAGGAGGAAAAATATGCTAAGCGAAAAATTTTTCGAAGTATTAACCCATGAAGGAGTCGTTTCCATCGTGACCTGGAATACGGAAGAAGTCCATGTGGTAAATACCTGGAATTCCTACCTGGTTATCACGCCTGACCAACGAATCTTAATTCCGGCGTATGCCATGCACCGGACCGAAAAAAACCTTACTCTCCACAATAAAGTGAAACTGACTTTAGGCAGCAGGGAAGTTATGGGCTATAAAGACTACCAGGGTACAGGCTTTCTCGTCGAAGGAACAGGAAAATTTCTTGCATCCGGCCCTGAATTTGATATGATGAAGGAAAAGTTCTCCTTCTTAACCAGAGTATTGGAAATCACCGTTGCCAAAGCCAAGCAAATGCTCTAATAACTAACCGTTCCGGTTAGCTCCGTAAAAAAAAATTATTTCTCTCTTGCTTATCTTTTTTTGTAAATTTCACTTA harbors:
- a CDS encoding ShlB/FhaC/HecB family hemolysin secretion/activation protein — translated: MAALITCGLISTGWFMTAGYAAPRAGDSQPVIVINQYFFSGQSLVPETELAALLKDSVGKPATFSDLERQADIVTRYLRSKGYFVAFAYIPAQDFVGGDIKIVIEPGHYDQVIINNKTEIREDAIRRELGGVTAGAVVEKKSLERAVWLIGDLAGAEAKTSLQAGSQPGTTTLTVNVTPEGKKTWGYVGVDNGGYRYTGRMEYTALVNQANPLREGDLLTLSGLYTGEGQSAGSLSYTTPVWDQGSRIGISYARSRYLLGDIYSDWDLTGTADVLSFSYQKNLQRSRNANWYAQLRFDSKRLHDKAFGMIDTRKDSHNWVAGINGDTLDTWQGGGANTYSLTYTGGDLRLHDPVEQVIDDTGLRTAGSFGKYNLNLTRLQQVRERLALYLTYSYQWADKNLDASEKMYLGGPYAVRAYPVGEASGDEGWLGSAELRWNLPNKEGAKDVWQLITFVDAGSVLLNKDPLPGVGDNRRSLSGMGVGVNWSRESNWAARLHYAWKLGSEEAQSDTDKSGRFWFQLYKFF
- a CDS encoding GGDEF domain-containing protein — encoded protein: MKNRRAFRERLEATLLKTKEEENEVFLGLMGLDGLKKVNDVYGHREGDRYISTFSSLLRRVLRPTEIAERIGGDEFAVIFTQCSRQYAQQTIRQLQQQLKEASLSLNFIMRVSAGLIAIESWIETDIDTLLSIADEAMYKQEYRHYRQVRAVIRERDYKGFCGKMAHF
- a CDS encoding methyl-accepting chemotaxis protein, giving the protein MKMLKSQLTIVITAVIVISLLLVGGLSYRNQRNLILEDEAQEFKKIDMIVQTSIEEYLNRSAAVAASLAYNPEVARLLSERDREGLFRLVGPVYKQLKEQGVEQMQFHLAPATSFLRINAPGKFGDDLSGFRKTVVEANKSLKPVVGIEAGVTGWGFRAVMPVYFNNAPVGTVETGMNFDKVFLEKQLKAKFPGEYYCYELNPDGTDKLLAATADEDLLALPIDTARQVAASGAMSYGYSNNGEKAYVAVPVRDYSGQVKALIKVVLDRQNTLAQLQKNMLITCVLSAGVLVLAVFLILLVMKRQLVNPIYQLLEKMEQVAQGDLSISFARDKRGEVGRLEGAIGNTLQQLCNLISQIQQVALQLAAASQTLNANADLSAQTAAQVAAVIGEVADGAEKQLRAVDGATAVVEQMSDSIDQIAAHANQVAGTSSQSAETAQEGNKTVENVIRQMGNIEKAVAHSSQVVVKLGAASQEIGQIVDTISGLAGQTNLLALNAAIEAARAGEQGRGFAVVAEEVRKLAEQSQEAAKQISTLIAEIQHNTADAVLAMEGGTREVRNGAEVVVESGRAFQAIFQSIDTVSEQTREISASIQQMTGGSQQIIQSVKDIDTISKGAASKAQTVSAVTEEQSATMEEIAASSQTLAKMAAELTRAVGRFKL
- a CDS encoding HAD family hydrolase, yielding MGKKIVFFDVDGTMLHLPGGMYEPLPSTCEAVRLLQEKGHYAVVASARGKLPAVLEKLNFDGFIGCNGNYITFHQEVLYDNYFKPENLTFLLRLFQEYDVPFNFTGSLGIWSSPADHPVLQRHRELFGADLSGDEPWIFSWQPEEIHSGMVTAMFAAEQQMLTCRDCLPKDWLVDMYTSENIRMDIHLPGHTKGKGVRFLHEKLGIDFANTFAFGDARNDLEMMRQVNYGIAMGNATEELKAAAFAVTDDVDKDGIYKALKKYNVI
- a CDS encoding lactate utilization protein, which encodes MDNHITWYRNKQIERTMANLEKHNIGSFYVADELALKEKIKQLIPEHSTVAVGDSVTLGETGILDLLRNGRYNFLDKYRQGITREEKKALYRQSFGADTFLASTNALTEEGELYNIDGNGSRVAAMIYGPEQVIIVAGINKLVRNLEEAEKRTRHYAAPLDAKRLNKKTPCATLGYCVDCKSEERICNSFAVIKRQFIKDRIKVVIVGRELGY
- a CDS encoding RrF2 family transcriptional regulator codes for the protein MKSKQYEKVNSLQFSVGVEYALHCLLYMVDFPAGKSVGIKDLAAYQGISETYLSKVYTKLTKAGIVKSIPGVKGGYKLARTPETITFWDVVEAIEGASHFFRCVEIRQKEILLDKENLPDSHKKCPCLIKVVMLEAEEEMRQYLRAKTLAWLHAEVQTKVPAEQRAATLDWFLRGQSR
- a CDS encoding pyridoxamine 5'-phosphate oxidase family protein; protein product: MLSEKFFEVLTHEGVVSIVTWNTEEVHVVNTWNSYLVITPDQRILIPAYAMHRTEKNLTLHNKVKLTLGSREVMGYKDYQGTGFLVEGTGKFLASGPEFDMMKEKFSFLTRVLEITVAKAKQML